The window TCGTCCTTACGTTCCGCAAGCAATCAGTCGCCGCTGAGGACATCCTGGCCGCATTGGACGAAGCTCGCTTGAAGGCCGATCCCGAGAAACGGACCTTGAACATCGAACGGCTGCGATAAGCGGGCGTTTTGTCGATCCACCACCCCAACCCGGTCTAAAATCTCCGGCGAAGCATCCGGTACGCAACCATCAGTGATTACGAGACTTATGACCATCGAACGTCCTCAATTACCGAACCCGGCTCGTTTTGCTGATGGCCGAGCGGACGATTGTGTTATAATTCTGTTATCCAAGGGACGATAGATGCCTTGCGGGGAAGCGGGCCAATTCGCCCGTCGAATCGCCGCAGCAAAACGGCGAAAGGCTTGGCTGCAAACGAGGAGATGCTGCGATGGCAGAATCCATTTTGGACGACAATCCGCAAACCGTGGAACTGTTGCGGTCCATGACGCGGTTGATGGTGTGGATGCGCTCCATGCAACCGTCGAAACGGCGACGGTTTTGGATTGCGCTGGCGGAGTGCAACGATGAGCAACAAGCCGTCGTTTCGCGTATGCTGAGTGTCGTGGAAAACTCGCAATCGATTCCTGCCGATCGTCAACAAGCGCTGCTGGCCATTGCGGATACTCTCGGTTTGCAGTCGCACGATAGCCAGAGCGAACTGGAATTAGCTGCGCCACATGACGCCGCGGTGGACACTCAACAAGCGGCATTTGCTCTGCGGCTCCGAGAACTGATGGAGTCGAAGCGCGTATCGCAACAAGAATTGGCCGATCGAGTCGGTTGTTCGCAGCCGGCGATTTCGCAAATGCTCAACCGCAGTTGTCGCCCGCAGAAGAAAACGATTTTGAAGCTTGCGGAGGCCCTCAGCGTGAATCCTCGCGAACTGTGGCCGGACTTGGAAGTTGCGGAAATGCTCGACTCGGTCGCCAGCTTCCAAGAGGACGATCACGTGATGACGGACGCCGAGGCCGCCGCCTTGCGGGACACCTCCAAGCGTAATTCGCCGACGATCTCCGTGCGTTCGTCGCCGAAACGGCGCCGGTGAGAGGTCATGGATGACGGACCATCCGCATCAGCTCTATGCCGTCGATTTCACCGAAGCCGACCAAGT is drawn from Pirellulales bacterium and contains these coding sequences:
- a CDS encoding helix-turn-helix transcriptional regulator; this encodes MAESILDDNPQTVELLRSMTRLMVWMRSMQPSKRRRFWIALAECNDEQQAVVSRMLSVVENSQSIPADRQQALLAIADTLGLQSHDSQSELELAAPHDAAVDTQQAAFALRLRELMESKRVSQQELADRVGCSQPAISQMLNRSCRPQKKTILKLAEALSVNPRELWPDLEVAEMLDSVASFQEDDHVMTDAEAAALRDTSKRNSPTISVRSSPKRRR